The genomic segment aaaaagtaaaaatgtgccGACAAAAGTGTGATCCAATAACTAAAAATGAAGCATAATTAAGGGAAATTAGCTTTTAAATTACTGCAAAGTGATGTATCATAATCTAAAAATCAACTCAAGTAGtaaaattacaattaattacATGCTGACTTGTCTCTTGGCTGTATTAAGTTGCCCCATGCAGCTTGCACTAATGTAAAGTGCACCCAGCTGTGTAACTTATCACAAAACATAAGATGGGGATAGTAACAGGGGCTCAACTGGTTTCCCAGACTGAGATCAACCCACTTCAGTTCACTTAATCACCAGCAAAATGTATCTCATCTCTAACATAAGGtttccacagtgtgtgtgtgtgtgtgtgtgtgtgtgtgtgtgtgtgtgtgtgtgttgcgaaTGAGATAATTAACTGTAAAGCAGAGTGTGATTAATGAGCTTCTGGGAGCGAGGAGAGGACGCACACTGTGTGATAAGAGAGGAATGTGCAGCAATCCCAGGTATAATCCTGAAAAGTGAGCGGTGTGCAAATGTAGGGGGAGGTGGTCTATTGTTGGCCATggtcaccatagcaacaaccCCATTTAGCAGTAACCCCCCTCCTTTCTATATTGACAACTAATttacaaatattacaaataGTTGGATGTGATTGTTGCATACAggatatgtttttatttattttatgaaagcaTCATGACGATGAGATGAGTCAGCCAGTGTTACAGAGAGAGCGATCCATCAAACCATCACAATCTGATCAGCTCTGTTTTATACATTGTGCTGCTTTTTGTTTATTCTCTGTCATACAGGACAAATAACCCTCtatatttgtgacatttttttatgtaatgatgaaaaaattaataatatatagactttacatttttactttttaattatttccagTGAAAACTGAAATGAGCATAACAGATAGTTTCCTACATTTGATGGACAAATTACCTTCTACATCTTTACAGGGTCCATATTGTCATTCAGTTGTGTCCTCTCTCTTGGCGCCATCTTTTGGTGAAAAACACAAGTCAGCTCTAAAGGGatgctttacatttttaaattcaacaAACTTGTTGTGGCTCCACACAGTCAACCTTATAGAGGGCTAAATTTAGGattttgtttattactgatcgcTAAAATAGACCCATTGGTAGGTTTGCTGTtagcatttaaaaacacaaaatgatgttttcttttgaaTATTTTCAACCTTGAAAAAAGGGTTAAAAGTGGGGAATCAAAACACTAATAACAATACTTGTGGCATGTCTCTCATTATTAGACAACAATTGTAATTCTGACTTCATAGTTTTGAATTAAATTGTGCAATTTAGAGATACAGGTCAAAATTGTAACGCATgtcaaaactgaaatatattatacaaatctaaaatatttatactatattcataaatcaattagttgttAACTAATAATCATCAAATACTTAATAATTGATCAATTGTAttgagtctgttttttttttgttttttttaaagaaaaaagtgttcaaatgaTCTGATTCCAGCATCTCAAGTGTAACTATTTTCTGGTTTCATTGGTCTTGAGGACGTCACACTGGGCTCTGGGAAACTGTGactgacatttttcacaattttctgacgtTTTGACGGACCACACAATTAAACGAGAGAGTTTAGTcgttaatgaaaataatcctaAATTGCAGCCCTTAACAGATGAGCACGTGCGTTTGACCTCTTGGTGGTAGTAATGCATCAACGTGGACACGTGCACTACAGTCATagcggagaagaagaagaatcaggAAGAAGAACCAGGAAGAGGCGTTGAGTCTCAAATTGAAAACAGAAATGGCGGGTTTGTATAAGCAGCTGTTAGCACTGTAAAGTGAACATGTCAATACTGAGCAGATGTCTGTGATGTCGAAGGTTGGACCGAAGATGTTCACAGTGCAAATTAAGGGCGTAGCTAAGCAACAACGGGCGGGTTATTGCTAACTAAAGCTAGCGAACAGTGTCCCTTGTAGTGTGAGTTAGCTACACGGAGCGTCTTTCCTCTTTATTGCCAACATTACATTAAGTTGTCGTTAAGTGCCGTGACCAACCTTAAATTCACACGTTATTTCCACACTTAAACCGGTCAAATAACGGGGTCCGGCGCCAGGCAGCAGCTCACCTGTGGACAtccagtgaacacacacacacacacgatgtcAGTCAACGGGAAAGTCCTCCCACACACTCCACTGGCAGTGGACTTCTGGCAGGTGAGGAAATGTCTTGGCACCCGGCTGTTCTTCCTGTCCCACATGCACAGCGACCACACGGTGGGTCTGACCTCCACCTGGAGCAACAGACCCATATACTGCTCACCGACCACCGCCACTCTGCTCAGACTCAAGCTGCAGGTGAGGGGCCCACTGTTGTCTCTTCGTtataaaggctgcattacagcaGTGATGAAACTTCCCAGACTGTTCTAAGACAAATGTCTTTACTCActttttgtcattatatccggattactgattattatttattgtgaatATTTCACTCATTATTCACTCATTACttaattaccattattttattatagttttttacTACTacagtttttattgcttttacatattattttttaatgacacTCTTCTGTTTTTACTATCAATTTGCTGCTACATTAATGTAAATGTTcccatcgtgggactaataaagggatatcttattattttcatactcatcacaTAATTCAATGACCCCTCATGTTCACCTGCATTTGTTTCTCTGCTGATTTTTACAAGCCTTGAACCGTCAAGTGTATTGCTTCAATAAGGaagattatactgtatgtttgcacAACTTTGTGTGCACGTTTCAGAGGAAAATTGGGTATTAAGATGGTTAGGAACATATTGTTAAGTTTAacatttttctatttgtttctACTTCTGCTTAGGTGAAAGAACAGTGGGTCCATCCTTTGGAGGTGGGCGAGCCATACCTGCTCCCACTGGATGACATCGGCAAGGAGAGTCTGACAGTCACGCTGATAGATGCCAACCACTGTCCGGGTTCTGTCATGTTTCTCTTTGAAGGCTACTTTGGCTCGATACTGTACACTGGTCAGTGTCTAAGATTTcaatataattttatttatttttcctttttctcttcattATCATATGTACAGCTACTATATTGAATACAGTGGTGTGGACACTGACACATTCTTGATTTCAGGTGACTTCAGATATTCTCCCTCAATGCTGCGTGAGCCGTGCCTAAGGACAAACACCACTATAGATGTCCTGTACCTGGACAACACCAATTGTGACCCCAACCGCAGCCTGCCATCCAGACAGCGAGCCACTCAACAAATCAAAGAGATCATCCGCAGCCACCCCAACCACAATGTTGTCATAGGTAATTTTGTATAGAACTTTCTAAACATGCTTTATGTGCTGTCACCTCATTTCAGCAACATTAATAGCTGGCTTTCTGCCATCTGCAGCTTTTGTTGGTAATCTTAaacttaatatattttatttattctgtctCACATTGTGGttatttgtgttgttgctgaAACTATTGAGTGAGAAGTTAATGCTCTCCCTTGCTACCCTGCAGGTGTGTATGCACTGGGTAAGGAGTCCCTGCTGTTGGAGCTGGCAATGGAGTTTAAAACCTGGATTGAGGTGAGCTTTGAGAGGATGGAGACCCTCAAAGCCCTTGAGCTTCCTGACGTCTTCACAACTGACCTGGGAGCCGGCCGTATCCGAGCCGTGGACCAGTCAGAGATTTGCACTGCTGCTTTACATCAGTGGAACAAAGACCAACCCACTTTGGCCATCTTGCCCACCAGCAGGCCGCTGGTCTCCTACCACCCCAATGTACATGTGGTGCCCTACTCAGACCACTCCTCTTACCAAGAGCTGGAGGATTTTGTCTCTGCACTCAAACCTACCACCCTGCTACCCATTGTAGGAAACTGTGTTCCCGAAAGCCTCTCCGCCTTACTACCCAGCAAAAAACACCATGAAATACTGGTGCCCGAGTCAGTCCGACACTACATGTTGAGGCAGCCCGAGAGCCACCGCAGCTCTTCAGCATTCACAAGCCTTCGCCGAAGACATTTCCAACCCCTTGCTCCCAAAGGGGTGGTGTTTGAGTCTCCTGTAAGGGCATCCAGGATGTCATGTGAAGAAACCTGGGAGGCAGAGTGCCTGGAGCAGGATGACACTGAGGAAGAGATGGATACAGAAAGCTGTGGAAAAAAACCTGACTGCATCCTTATTGACCTGAGCAAGGAACTTGCcccaaacaaaaacagaaaaggggCAGGAGACCTATGGAGCCTCAACATTGTCCAGACAGTCTCTGAAGAAATGTTGATGGCAGAGACGGTGCCACTCAGTCAACTCACACAGAGCAACTTTGCTCCGATGGAGATCGTGACAAACACCAGGGCCTACTTGAAGCCTGTCAAGACCACAAGAGCATCTTTTGGAACTGAAGCCAAAACTGTCCGTGAGACAGCATCAAGTGAAAATTACAGTCGGCAATGCAGACGTGGAAATGTTAAGAACAACCACATTTTATCAGATGGTGATGGAATTGATCAGGACGACAACACAATGTTAAATGACAATAACACGAGTCAGCATAGCGGACATGGAACTGATCATAACAACAGTGTGATGTTATCACAGAACAGCCCTGATAACTGTTCCTGTGCTTCATCCACCTACGTTTTAGAAGAGCAGCATGAATATGTAGGGGAGGCTGAGaacaatattttaaagtttCTCCCTTTCACAGAGGAGGACCTGAAAACATGGGGCCTCCTGGAGAAGAGCTTTCTGCAACagttccccctctctcctttaaacaacacagaaaaagagGATAGACAGATAATGTGACCTGATGTCCAAGTTTTTGCTATTCTTTAGAAGCcttttggtgttttgttttgttttatgttgttttgttttgtctgtgttaACATACGCACTTTAAAGCCATCACACTGTTTTTTGCTTTCTCCTCGGTACTGttctactttatttaattttcctttGCTTCCATTTTGTGTAGGTGGCAGTAATCTGGAGTTTAGAGTTATAATTAATGACTTTTTGGAGCAGTATATACATTTCACAGCATGGTTGAGGCTGAGGCACAGCTCACATTTTAACAATATAGATAAGTAAACTAATAACTCTTAGTGTTTTTGCCTCGAGAGCCACCTGTCTCTGAACACTTGTTTGTCCTTCATTTTCAAGTAAGTGAAAGTGAGAGTTATTTGAAATGACAAACTCAAGTGGATGGAGCATTTTTTTCTGCACAGTTAGCTAAAAGCCAAAATTCATTTGGAGCCTAAAAACTGAAATTAAGTGAAAAAATGTGCCATGTTCCAGATTAGCCTTTTTCACTTGAACGTTTATTGATGTATTTCTGCCATGTGTCAGTGGTGGCCTTTTCAgttttaaagaacattttaaacattgctGTCAGTTGTTTCTCATCAAAAGTTTATTGTGGTTTTGGTGGTAATTCAAGTGAAAGTTTCAACACTGGTATTTTGTCATGGAAAAACTCAAAAGTGTACTTCCTGTGATTGTTTTTATAACTGAGTTAGGAGAAGATGTGCAGAGAGAATGTGAAGTATTTTTTCACCTgttctgcagcagctgcagcagtgttTTTTCCTTTAGTTGGAAGACAAAAACTGAgtgaaacactcaaacactcagttgcaccaaaaacactcagacaaaCATTTTATATCTTAGTAATTGCTCATAATTGGAAGAAAAACTACTGAATAGCATTACTATCACTGTATCATTATTACAGTTTAATGTAAGTTCCATACAGTTGTTTAACCAACTTTGCCAACTTTAAATAGTagctgctgttttttctttgttttgatcAGAGGTGATGTAAACCAGCGGTGTGCAGCTCGGCTGCCCCCATTATGAATTTAACAGCTCAGTCAGTTTTAATCCTAAACCTTACCTATAGGACTGACATGCTCTCTGAACCTCGTAGTAGAGCTGTAAACATTGTAAAGCCATACTTTGCCTTTTTGTGTGGTGACAAAACACTTTTTCTGTGAAGTTGTTGAAAGTGTTAATAGGAAAACCTCTGTTACATCCATCTTTCAGTTTTGGACGAAGTAGAATAGTTTGGTAAAGAAAAAATCAACAAGTATTTGTGAAGACAAAAATAATCTAAACTGTAATACCTGTAATTTATATGTTGAATAAAAatttaatgtgtgaattgtGTCTACTATAAATTACCCTTTtaatttgtaaatgtgtttttaggcCGGATGACAAAGTAGCTTTATTTTTAATAGGATTTCTGCAGGTCTTTAAAAGTCAAAACATTGAATCGAGTTCCCTCAAAAGAAGGTTTAGAAGGTGTTGAATAGTCCTAAATTTCAGTTGCAAAAGTCTTTATTTCCAGGCACGTACATTAACATAAGTGTTTAATATATTTGTCAGCTGTTGaatgttataaatatataaatgacatgttagacTGGTGCTGCAGGAGACTGTTTAGTCTCACTCAGTGCCATCAGACCTGTAGCCACTGCTAACTACAGTAGCTAAGAAAGCTCATCATCTCATAATGGGCTTAAATTGAGGATTTCAggattaatcatttttaaatatgtaaatccATTCATTTTCTGCCGCTTATCCAGGTTCAGGCTAATTTAATTAATCATTGTATAGCATAGACATTAGGGCTGTAAATCGattcaaatatttaatcatgattaacCGCATGATTGTCATGAGTTAACTTGcaattaatcacacattttttatttgttctagATGTGTTTTAAAGGGATGTTTTTCAAGTTTGTAATACTCTTATCAACATGGGAGAAGACACATGCTTGCCTCATGcaaattcatgtttattattattgaaacaatacAGAACAATGGAATACTGCATgctcaaatgtttttataaatactACTTGAGTATGTCTCTTCTGCTTTTATGTCagttatacttttatacttcaGACAAATTAGCTTTCTGTTAGCCACAAACTACAACAGAGGAATAATTTataaacctctctctctttctcacacaggcatacacatctcttcatttatctatttatttttggcACACCGAGAGTCCTGTCATTGATGTACAGGGTGTCCACAAAGTCtatttacaattttaaaaacaaaatcaattgATTAGATATGTTAATCAGATTTGTTCTATGTACTCAGTGgttatcaaagtttttaatcacGCTGCATTTGTGTATTGTATATCAAACAAAGATATGGGACATCAACGACCTGAAGCAAAAGATCATTGATGCCATTGCCACCATTGATGAGGCTATGCTAGAGCAAACATGGCAAGAAATCAAGTACCGTCTTGATGTGCTTCGTGCAACTAATGGTGTGTTAAATTTCCACAGATTTgtctattcatttgcttttgtaatacatttgctaaattgtaaagagactttatggACACCCTGTATTTCTGTCGACACACCCTCTTGTTCTAGATATCTTCTTAAatctgactgagttactgattTGACCGCCAGATGGCGCCACATAACCAAAATAACCAATTTCAATGCAACATGGTTTATGTTGCATTCATGTGTTGGTGGAAAATCCAATCTCTAACATCTATGCCgtgaattattcattttttggcAAATTTTCAACCGGTAAAATGTGAATTTTCTATGAGTGCTGAGACATTGACTTGAGACTTTTAGGAGGCACAGAGCACTGATGTTGAATCAATAATATCTTGGATAATAGTTATGTGTAGCCTAAGACTTTTAAAAcgttctgcttttgttttaattCTGGTTGATTTTGAGATGTCAGCGATGACATGAATTGAACAGAAATGTAGCCTACCTCTATATGTATTCTTTATCCGGATACAATATCAATCTGCTCTGATATGCCTAATTTATTTACCAACCTAAATAGTCCATATCCTATTGTAATGTGAATAGTCTACAGAGTATTTTGCAACAGGGCATCATAGAAAAAAATCCCCCTAGTGGCAGCTCCAGCAGTTGGGTGTAGCTACATGGTGGTTaaatagaagaggaagaggcaggCATATCAACTGTATGCTTGGCCAGCAGGTGGTAGTTGAGTTATCTTTAGGATCCATATCTGCTTGTTATCCAAATCGTTACTGCTGCATCGCGTCCTTATCTCCCAAACTATGGGCCGGGACAAGGGTCAAACACAATAGTGTTAATCGCGCGTTAAAAACGTTAGTgtcattaaaattaattttggTTAATGTGTTAACGTTGACAGCCCTAATAGAATTTTTGTTACATACTGCTGGGAAGTACTGAAAAAATGTgatatattaataaattattGGCCACATTCAGCtcataaatgttttttactAAATTGCAATCTATGTGGTATTAAGAAGTCCTGAATTGGGGTGGAGAAACCCTGAAACAGCTGTTTTCTGATGTAATGATGTTATTCTCCCCTAAGATGGCAGTAGTTTGTTAGAATTTCAGCtggtcttttttatttaattaggGTTTAAGGTTTTTACAGCACATCTgattcctgtaaaaaaaaaaaaaaaaaaaaaaaaaacatatagcATGCTGAGCAGTAATGACTCAGCTCTCAGCAAAATCCCATTGGCCCTCCACAGTTTTTCTATTAACATTATAATGCCAATTAAGATAATTAAAAATGCTACATCAGTGTTATGTGTTTCGGAAGTTGATGAATAGCTACAAAAACGGACTGAAAATTAGCAGATGCCTGCTGTTCTTAATGCGAAAGCTAGGTTCAGAGCAATTTAAGTCTTCccatatttttataaatatttctaTAAAGTCATTATATGAATACAGCACTGAAGCATGCATACTGCACTACCTGACAACAGAGCAGGACTGGCTGTCTGTCATCACAGCCACCACAAAAAGATAGTTTGGAGGTCCACATGCTTTGTGGTGCCCCTGAGTAACAACCATAGATAACCTTCAATCCTCCATTCACTAATGAAACATGACCTTTTCCTCTTGTCAGGGATCAAGCAGTAAGGCAATGAGGAGACAGGaatataaattcaaaagaaTAGGGTCTATTTACCCTATTCttttgaattaattaaaactaaaaattaaatattttacaaaaaccAAGGCAAACTATAAAAGAGGTCAACAAAAGATAACTATACTcaatataacaacaaaaaactgaggTGTTAAAAGAACAGACCTGACGAAACGACATGAGGGAGCACATATATAGTGGCTTAGCCAAACCAAATAATACACAAGGGGAAAACAAAATGGACGCCAACTATAACTAAATACAAAGCAAGCTAACTTGGCACAGCAGGAAGTGGTCCAGCCTGATGAGCTTGGCCCAACATTTAACAGTGCTCCACCCTTAGCACTGCTTTTTGGTCCACCAGGAAGAGGCCTCCCGCAACCACGGTAActcaaaacaaagaaataaattattaatataacaGAACATTTTACAGAACCCTACATTGCTTAAATGTGTGCATTCTGACAATGCAAGGttcaaaagaaataaacaactTCTAAATCAAACAAACTGTGTGGTATGAAATTGTGTAATGTTAATTGTTTGGTGTGGCTGGCTGCAAATCAAATTAACCTGTGTAGAAAATCAAACTAAAGTGAGATTTTACCCTGTTTGGCTGTGGCCATCACACCTCTTATAATCCATACTCCAGCAGAGGGTGGGCTCTAAACAGAAATGGTTAGCTCGATGAAGGACAAGtaataaataacttaaaatgtACTGGAATATAATTTGTCCTCAAAGCTTTAACAGCCTTATTGATTTCATAGCgactattttctgttttgtacaTCTCCTCCTCATCACCTGCTAACAGCTCTAAACAAACACCATCAATCCAGCTGTATAAACATTTTTAGTTAGGCCAGTTCCCATCCTTCGTTACACTGCACTTTGAAAAAGTGCCTAATAAAGTTGTATGCTGTGTTCAGAAAGCTCAGAGGCATCATGCTGAGATGTCATAAATCACCGTCAGTGGGTTGTCAGATTGACATGAGCTGCCAACAGGAGTGTCATCTCGTGCGCATAAAGGATGAATGAGTGGCTTCTGCGTGGGGCTCCTCTGCATGTGGGAGACGGCAGAACAGGGATTAACAATCAGACATGGGCTCAGAGGTGACTGTGTGGAGCTGACTACTGATGATGCCTTCACGGCTGGACGCAGGAGTGCCACAGGGGCCTATGTTCAAGTCTGTGAGGTGACTCACCTTTCTGGACTAAACCATCTATATAAGGACTCCAGGTTTTCAAATCTCAAGGCACAAGAATATACTTTAGGGTGAGTGAGTTTTATAATGTCTTGACAACAAAGGATGTCCCTATTTGTGTAACGCTGAGATCAGTTGAAATGTAATCAGGATGAGACAACACCCAAAATtgaatttgcattaaaattCCTGCGTATTTTACACAAACCTTCATTTTTCTGCAGCCCCCAAATTCTATTTTAAGGCAGTTCTCATGTATCgcaaaaacagaaaagatgtttgtaaaggaaaatatattttgacaCTTTTTGAGAGTATGAAACCCTGGCAGTGAAGCcagaaaatgaaaggaaatggaGTATCACATACCCCCCACAGGCACAACAGCAGGGTATTAGGGCTAAAGTAATGGATTCCTCACACACACCATTACTTCAAAATGGAAATCATAAGACCGCTGCTACCTGCAAGCCCAAGCCCTTTTCCAGGGGTAAAACTGCTTATAAAACGAGGTGGCTGTTACATTCACTCAACTTTCCCTTCAGCACAAATTAATATTTCCATTAAGGGTGGTGATCTGATTTTCACAGACTCATGTTACTTCATGTATTTGTGATGTTACAGTTTTACCAACACAGAGAATTTGTTGTCTACAGAGTTTACCCAGATtgacagtgtgaatgtgttagtgtgtttttcttttttctgccgttgtagagaagaaagaaaggatccAGCTGGATAATTTAATGCTCTGTTGAGACAAGAGTTCTCAAGACATTCTTCAACTGTAACTATGTACTACAATTCAGTTCCCCTAaagacactcaaataaaaaaaagttaatgcaCATGTCAGACTGGCACACCAAACTTCTGTTCTATGTGTTGAAGTACTAAATCACAGTGTCCTAGATTCACTGTGACTATACAATAATACAGTATAGGTCAGCAAAAGGATTTGCTCACAGATTCTTCATGACCTGAGTATGGATGTCAAAATGTGTGCATCTGATTATCAGTGTTAATGGGAGcataatgaatgaatggttaaagaCATTTTTCCTCAACCCCTTTGCCAGACTTGTTCTGTAACATTATGAATCATTTACTATAAACCCTTAAAAATCaccaaacatttcaaaaatctTATGATCGTTAAGATGACTCAGCTGTGGCTGCATCTGACATGAGCTGACATggtgatgaaagaaaaaacagctgaatgTCATTTTGTCTTCATCCATCATCAGTGAAAATACCTTCAAGGTTTTTATTCTATTAGTTTATTTGccagggacagtgcatattaataaagatatctgtaaatatgccagaattagcccaaatgctagttttcatctgttgtccctggCCAGGTGTGAGTTGAGGTTAATTTAGACTTTTCTGCCCACTTTCTAACTAGCTGTTGAGTTCAACTACAACACCTCATAGCTAGAAAGTTTGCTGTTTGTTGTGACAATAGTGAACCTCAACTTCATCTTAACTTTATAGTCCCTGAGTGAAGACATTTTTCTTCCAGTTTTGGGACACATAGAGCATGCAGAGACTTAAACGTAAGATGCTTAAAATAGAGTAAAAGCAGAAAACACTTGGAAGAAATAagtagaaaatatatattaaagacCATCATACAAGCTAACATACAATACAATGTACATCAAGTGACAGTATAACATTAAACCTGCAGTGTATCACACTAAAAACCAAGTATTGTAAAAATTTGTAAATGTTGTAATACAGATGGTTTATATTAAAATCTTTCAGGAGGCGTCTGACAAACTCAGTCGTTGCTCTACTAATTATAACACATGCTGCGCACATATTAGTTCATCAGTAATATTAGTTACAATAGATAACAATATGACAGGGGTCATTCTGCTGCCTGCTGAGTGAGATACTTTAAGTGGATACTACTAATAACACTTTTACTTCAATAAAGTtatgaatgcaggacttttacctGTAATGGAGTTTTTTCATGATGAGGTATTACTTTTATCTAAGTACATTATCTTCATACTTGGGAATTACAACCTTATTATAAGGTTTGGCTTTTCAGTACCATGGACAGCACAGAGTGAACTCCATTACCATCAATCACCCTATTACAGATTATTACAATTTGTGGCACTTGTTCTGATCACACATTTACAGAGACATTAATCAGTGATGTAGAAGAAGTCCTCACTCTCTGTGAACTATCACATATTGATGGTAGTGGTCTGAAGTAGAGGATAGCAAAGTTAACCATGTATTAAATTGAcctgacacagctggaacaagGACTTTCCTGGAGGCGAACAGAGCGGCCCTTTAACTCAGCCTCAGAGAAACTTTATTCCTTATTTCATCTTCACTTTAATGTCTCGAAATACTGAGTCTGTCAGTTTTTTTAGCAGCTCTTATAAGACAACGCCTCTCTGACAGAGATGCGTGGGACACAAGCACCCGCTCAGAGCTCAGTATACGTAGGTGATATCAGTGGAGCAGCGAGAGCCTTTCACCCAGCTGGGTTAGACAATAAGAAAGCCACTGGTTTCTGCACTTTGTAGTGATTTCTCTCAGTCCCCTTTTTCCCAGA from the Scomber japonicus isolate fScoJap1 chromosome 4, fScoJap1.pri, whole genome shotgun sequence genome contains:
- the dclre1b gene encoding 5' exonuclease Apollo; this translates as MSVNGKVLPHTPLAVDFWQVRKCLGTRLFFLSHMHSDHTVGLTSTWSNRPIYCSPTTATLLRLKLQVKEQWVHPLEVGEPYLLPLDDIGKESLTVTLIDANHCPGSVMFLFEGYFGSILYTGDFRYSPSMLREPCLRTNTTIDVLYLDNTNCDPNRSLPSRQRATQQIKEIIRSHPNHNVVIGVYALGKESLLLELAMEFKTWIEVSFERMETLKALELPDVFTTDLGAGRIRAVDQSEICTAALHQWNKDQPTLAILPTSRPLVSYHPNVHVVPYSDHSSYQELEDFVSALKPTTLLPIVGNCVPESLSALLPSKKHHEILVPESVRHYMLRQPESHRSSSAFTSLRRRHFQPLAPKGVVFESPVRASRMSCEETWEAECLEQDDTEEEMDTESCGKKPDCILIDLSKELAPNKNRKGAGDLWSLNIVQTVSEEMLMAETVPLSQLTQSNFAPMEIVTNTRAYLKPVKTTRASFGTEAKTVRETASSENYSRQCRRGNVKNNHILSDGDGIDQDDNTMLNDNNTSQHSGHGTDHNNSVMLSQNSPDNCSCASSTYVLEEQHEYVGEAENNILKFLPFTEEDLKTWGLLEKSFLQQFPLSPLNNTEKEDRQIM